The following DNA comes from Deltaproteobacteria bacterium.
AGGGGGAAGAAGGTGTCCTGGCCCATATCGATTATAAGGGGAGGTGTCGGGTGGGCAAATACGTGGTGGACCTCCCCCTCTTTGAGGCCATGGCCCTTCCGGCCCTGGAGGAGGGTTTGCGGGAAAAGGAGCTCATCATCATCGATGAGATTGGTAAGATGGAGCTTTTCTCTCAGAGATTTCAGGAGATGGTCAAGCAGATCCTGGATCAAGAGGAGAGGCACCTCCTCGGGGTCATCCACCAAGGGAGGGAGCCCTTTATAGCGTCGATCAAGAGGAGGCCAGATGTGGAGGTCATATCGGTTACCTATAAAAATCGCGATGACCTCCCATCACAAATTATCATGCGGTTGCAGGGGAGATAGAAGGTGTTCCCTTTAAAAGAGGTCTATTTGGAACCATCTTTAGAGGGCCACCCCTTTGTTCAGGGGATCTCGCAAGGCCTAGGCCATCTCCCTTGGACGTATATAGATGATCTTGATCCATTGATTAAGGAACTGACCTCCTATCAACAAGACCCCTGGAGGGAGGGGAAAAAGATCTTCATCATCCGTAGCTATCAGGGGAGGCTGGTGAAGGACTGTCCCGGCACGAAGGATCATATCTGTTGCGGCTACAAGGTCATCAACTTAATGGCCAATTGCCCCATGGATTGTTCTTATTGCATCCTACAGGTCTATTTGAACAACCCCTTTTTGACCCTTTACCCGGAAATAGATAAGATCTTTCGGGAAATAGAGGAGATCTTGGATAAACACCCCCATCATTTCTTCAGATTTGGTACGGGGGAACTGGGGGATAGCCTGGCCTTCGATGGGATTATCGGTTTTTCTTTGGAGGCCATCCCCTTTTTTGCCGTCAAGAGGAATGGTATCTTGGAGATAAAGACCAAGGCCTCCGAGGTGGAGCACCTCTTGCCCCTGGACCATAAAGGAAGGACAGTGGTCTCATGGTCCCTTAACCCCTCCAAGATAATAGGAGAGGAAGAGCACATGGCCACCCCTTTAGGTAAGAGATTGAGGGCAGCACGCCTCTGTCAAGATGCGGGTTATCCCTTGGGGTTCCACTTTGATCCCCTCATCCATTATCCGGGGTGGGAGGAAGACTACCGCAGGACTGTGGACCTCCTCTTTGAATACATCGACCCCCGCAGGGTGATTTGGGTAAGCCTCGGTGGGCTTCGCTGTCCCCCCTACCTGAAGCAGGTGGCCCAGAGGAGGTTTCCCCGCACGAGGATATTCTCCGGGGAGTTGATCTCGGCTGAGGATGGCAAGTTACGCTACTTGAAGCCGATCAGAGTGGAGATGTACCGTAATATGGTCTCCTGGCTGCGGGCCTACGATGAAGATCTTTTTATCTATCTATGTATGGAGAGGGACGATGTCTGGCAGGAGGTCTTCGGCAGCAGCCCCAAGAACAGGGAGGGGTTAAACAAGAGATTTGAGGAGCGCATTGCCTACTTCGTGAGGGATGGGATATGACCAAGGCGATCGGGCTCATATCAGGGGGGCTGGATAGCATCCTGGCGGCCAAGATCATCCTCGAACAAGGGATAGAGGTGGTTGGCGCCTCCTTTAGCACCCCCTTTTTCGGCTCTCAGGGGGCGGAACGAGCGGCCAAGGAATTGGGAGTTCTTCTGCGGCTCTTGGATATAACAGAGCCCCATTTGGCAATACTTCGCCATCCCAAGCATGGATATGGCAATAACATGAACCCCTGTATCGATTGTCATGCCCTAATGTTGCGAGAGGCGGGAAGGGTGATGGAGCAAGTAGGGGGTGACTTCATCTTTACCGGCGAGGTATTGGGACAACGCCCCATGTCCCAGAGCAAGGCGGCCTTAAAGGTGGTGGAGAGGGAGTCAGGCTATGAGGGGCACATCTTGCGCCCCTTGAGTGCAAAGCTGCTCCCTGAGACCATCCCGGAGAAAGAGGGCAAGGTAGATAGGGAGAAGCTCTTGGACATCGAAGGTCGCTCCCGGAAGAGGCAGATGGAATTGTCAAAGAGATATCATATAAGGGATTATCTCTCCCCTGCTGGGGGATGTCTGCTCACTGAGCCGGTCTTCTCTCGTCGCATGCGCGACCTCTTTCAACAGCGAGGTCCTTTCAAGATCAGGGATATAGAGCTCTTAAAGGTGGGGAGGCACCTCCGGCTTTCCCCTGATGTGAAGGTGATAGTGGGGAGGTATGCAGAGGATAATGAAAAGATTTTGAGGATGACTGCCCCAGTGGATGATCTCCTCAAGGTGGAGGGATATCCTGGGCCCCTTCTGCTCATTCCCAACGGTGGGGCCTTAGAGGACATTAAAAGGGCTGCCTCCATATGTGTTCGGTACAGTGATGCACCCAAGGAAGAGGTGATAACGGTGATATGGAGGAAAAATGGGAAAGAGAAAGAGGTTCAGATCCGATCTTGCCACCCCGATCTGCCCACAGAGCTGATGATTTAGGCCAAAAGGAGCCTCTCGGTTAATTCCTCAACTTCCCTCCTAGGGTTTTTATGAAATCGAGGCGTACGAGTAGAAATGGAAAAGGAGGTGCAGTGCCATGGGGAAAAGGTTTGTCCTCAGATCCCTCTTGGTAATATTTCTTTTGCCTCTCTTTTATACACCTGCCTATTCAGCCAGCGTTGGCCCCTGTTGCCCCCAGAATCAGGAGTTGAGGTATCTGCTCCAGCCCCCATCAAAGGCCGAGTTTAAATATCAGATTCACTATGAGACCTTCTTCTCCTCTTGTTTGGGTAAGGTAAAGAACTTTTTTCTCCTCCTCCCCCCTGATTTTGATTTGGGCTCCTCCCAGCGATATCCACTGCTCATCCTCTTGCATGGATACAATTTTCACCGCAACGGGGCAAAAGGAACGGTTTGCGATCCAAAGGGTGCCCTTGATCTTCTGTGTCGGGAGGAGGAAGAGGAATTTCACTGGCTCCTTCTGGAGGACATTGCCCCTATCGCCTGGGCCATGATGGATGCGCAGAACAAGAACTATCGAGACCTGGAGGAGAATTTGAAGAGGCGATTCCAGGAGCTTGCCAGGTATGGAGGCCTGAGAAAAAAGGATTATAGGCCGTCCGAGATAGCTACCTCCCTAGTGGAACACAATCTCCATCCAAACAAGGGGCTTGATGACCCCTTTCAGCCCATCCGGAAGATGATCATCCTGTTACCTGATGGGGATAACAGCTTTTATACTGACGAGGATGAGGGAAAGAGACTCTTCCCCCCCACCGGAGAGAGGGGAGGCTGCGACGCCTTCTCGCCTGTGGAGTGCTTGAGGATTTCGCGCTTTCGCCCTCAATACATGAAACCCGGGGCCTTGGGTAGATACGAGAGCTATATCCTCGAGCTGATGGAATACCTTCGCAAAAAGTCTCCCCTTGGGGGCAAGATCCTCCCTCCTCCGTATACGGGTATTGGGGGATTCTCCATGGGCGGATATGGTGCACTGAAAATCGCCCTGCGCCGTCCTCAGTTGTTTTCTTCGGTGAGCAGCCAAAGCGGAGTGGTCGATATAGAGCTTCTTAATAACAAGTTGGTCCTCAAGACCCTCATGCCAGAATTCTTGGAGGTCTTCGGCCATCTGGAACCCATGGCCCTGCCGAGCAGTTCCACCATCAATGAGGCCTATAGGAGGGAGCATAACCCCCTGCGCTTGCTCAGGGAAGGAAAGGGGAGGGGATTACGGGAC
Coding sequences within:
- a CDS encoding NTPase; this translates as MKLLLTGPPGIGKTTVVQKVLKGVYLKAGGFFTQEMRKGGKRVGFSLKTLEGEEGVLAHIDYKGRCRVGKYVVDLPLFEAMALPALEEGLREKELIIIDEIGKMELFSQRFQEMVKQILDQEERHLLGVIHQGREPFIASIKRRPDVEVISVTYKNRDDLPSQIIMRLQGR
- a CDS encoding tRNA 4-thiouridine(8) synthase ThiI, which translates into the protein MTKAIGLISGGLDSILAAKIILEQGIEVVGASFSTPFFGSQGAERAAKELGVLLRLLDITEPHLAILRHPKHGYGNNMNPCIDCHALMLREAGRVMEQVGGDFIFTGEVLGQRPMSQSKAALKVVERESGYEGHILRPLSAKLLPETIPEKEGKVDREKLLDIEGRSRKRQMELSKRYHIRDYLSPAGGCLLTEPVFSRRMRDLFQQRGPFKIRDIELLKVGRHLRLSPDVKVIVGRYAEDNEKILRMTAPVDDLLKVEGYPGPLLLIPNGGALEDIKRAASICVRYSDAPKEEVITVIWRKNGKEKEVQIRSCHPDLPTELMI